Below is a genomic region from Augochlora pura isolate Apur16 chromosome 2, APUR_v2.2.1, whole genome shotgun sequence.
gttctctatttaaatatagattaaaaaaCGCTTAAATATGGATTAAAAATGCTACAAGTGCACCAGTTAATATCTACAAAACTATCTTTAAaatttgctttttaatattctataattggtgcgtaaaatattcaattctactttgaattttataaatttatctttgGAACGCTGTATCTGATGTCatgatcgaaataaaattcgaaagatATTGAAATAGCAGATAgcgttatatattttatgagtatattatcattaatatggTATATTTTGTGTCCGTGCGTGTATGCGTGCGCGCGCATACATGTGTTTCATATTGTGCAGGTCTCTATCATTCAATGAAGACGTGTTATTTTCACTTACATTAAAATCGGATTTTGTAAatgtacattatttatgattctttattattttatttattttaaataaaatagtttaacatcttattcgataaagaCATGGCAATTAATCGGCCACAGTAACCATCCCCATTACTCTAACACAAATACGTCGAACAAACAAATCTTCAATACCTTTGCAAGAAATCTTGCACGTCGACGTCAACCTTAGCATAAGCGGATGGTTGTGGCTACCGAAGCTTTATAACATTCGAAAAACGACCAGGTCGATCGGCATCGTGCTAGTAAACAATGCGCCAAAATCGCGATTATCGGAATGTGCTCATTTGCCATGTGTAGGGATAGGACCGTGTAACGAGGCGTACGAATTCGATCCGTCGCGAGCTTAATACGAATCGAATCATCACCGATTCATCGTAGAACGCGGAAAATCCTTTTTGCGCGTGTCATTCATTGAGCACATTCCGATTCGAGGATTCCGCGATACGAACGGATGTGTCCTGTGCCGTGCAGAGCCGCGGTCACCACTGGAAACCGTTACGTTGAATTCTCCTGCCTTTGTTACGTCGGAGAATCGAAAATGGACGTCGATTGGTCCTTTCTCCTATTCAATTGCTATCCttacgataaattaaaatcgtaaacTGAACAATTTTCACGAAAAATTTTGTCGATTAACAGATCGCATAAGAATTCATGACATACTTATTtcttaacactaaatctacgAACATGTACACATGACCACTTCTTAAATAAaccttatatatatatatatttctaattcatTACAAGTAATACATAGTTTAGCATGGGTAACAAAACGTAAAATAACTTCAGAGATTAAAAAGCGATTGATACACCATTCTGATAGATTTAGAGTTAAATcagtttttcaattgtttgtCGATATCACTTGGATTAAAATTAGACGAaacgattgaaattattttaagatgaCAGTGAATTGGATATTCTAAGTAGTAGGAATGACGGAATATAATTGGGAAGGTTacgttttttaacattttgatattagtccagaacaaaaattttaacaatgtatttTGTCAACCGATTTTGGTAAGCgttttattatctaataaaattgtctctCTAACATCTCAAACAATTTAGATCGCTTGGccaaattataaagaaattattcatttatgttatgttattaattaatatatagttttttttttataaacattgcaacgaataaatagtttattttaagTATTGCAATGATatcattatttctttgttaCAAGCAGATAAAGAAATCAATAAGTAATAAGTAGagtgcgaatttttatgcaataaaaatttttttcatcgattataatgtataaaatctaaaGCTTAACTTGAGAACAGGAAAGCTACGATGATGGAACCGTGGAAATGTGAAGGGAACCATTCATCAGTGGTTCAGCAGAAAAGGCGAGTGGAGGAAGGAGCCACCGAGCTGTCAATTTGTCACCTCCTCATTTACGCTATtatattgaacaaaataattcgtgaaatttttgcaaaatgtcAAAGATCTATAGCGTTTGCTTCGTGGGAACAATTATTGTGCAACCACTAAAGTgatgaaacatatttatttattgattttgaaGTTCACTGTATTATTCTatatgtttacatttaaaaatattcaataaatgatCACTGCTTTTCCTGTGTAATTCTATTTACAGTTATTTAAGGAACAATGTAAGGCAATATGATGTATGTACGGttcttattttcatattacttctaatgttacaataatgaaaataatatcggtACCATGGCGTATCGGAAAAAATAACCTCAAGAAAAAATGTTCTTCATCTGAACAGTAGCTATTGCAtgaaaaaattcgttttttaaatctacTTATATATCGTCCGTCACAATGTAAATGTTTTACATTCTTAGGTGACTCTCCTATTTATACCGACAGTTCATTAGAATATTccatgttttaaagaaattgtgaAAGATCATGTGGAAAAATTGATGTTCATAATACCCGCTCTAACCTTCCTAACATTTtgcagatttatttttctaaccCTTATTAAATCAATCCTTCTCAGATTCTCCTAATATTTCTCGCAGCTCCTTCTTATCCTATTTGTCCCCTTTTCCCATCATTCTCACCTATTTCTCTCTTGCACGTCAAATTTAATAGTATCGCAGTCCGTGCCATGTTTCACCCTCTCTTCCACCCAATCATCCTTTTTCAGTGTCCCAAATCTCTTTTGCATCAATGTTCGCAAATTACTCCCTCATCCTTTCCTTTTAACTCACTTTCGTCTTTCCCTTGTCCTCCTCTTTGACAGTTCCTGTTCcaaatcttttttttcctgTCGCTTCTGTCTCTCCTCTTTCACTCGCATGTTCTCCCAATTTCTCTTGGTTTCTCCTCTCGCGTTCCATTTGTCAGTTTCCTCTCTCTGTTTTACCCTATATCTTTCGTCCCATTCCGGCtactgttctctctctctctctctctctatctatctagctatctatctctccctctccctctctttctctctcaatgTGGTTCAGAAGccaaatggaaattaaatgcGCAGTCGACCGTTATGCCGATTGATTTGTATTCTTCGATCTACCGCCACGGCGAGGAAATGTGCTAAACTGTGGGATTTATGTTCTCTCCTAATTGTGTCGGTCCCCACCCTCTCCTCGTAACCGAACTACCCCTCGTCGCGCTGCTTCATCGCCTTCCAGCCTCTGTGTGTGCCTTCTGTCCTTCCGCCTGTAGCCTTTACCAGATTGCTCTCGTATTTCATCGGAATCTCGATAGAAGGGAATTGTCAGGCAAATGGACACTAAGCCACGAAAAATCGCGCCGTTTGACATCGCTCGGTGAAAGGTTAAAGGTTCGCACTAATTACTGAACGATCGTCGAAGTCTTTTATCGCGGAATAATCAGAAATTGCGAGATCGGTCCTTTTTTCGGAGGATTACTCCGGTCTTCGAAAAAATCGACCTTGATGTCATGTTTCAAtaagtttcattttttaattgtcctgaaaaataagttgaataaaattataaacgatcTTAAGTATGCACAATCGTCAATGTTatgtaaagattatttttccaagttttaatacagtaaaatttaGATTACTCTAAATGTATATGTCTATATGACATCTTTATTGCTTTGTGCAAATAAATCGTTAAACCTGATAATCGAGTTTCCTCCGTATACACATATGGATAGAGCTAGTAGTGAATTAACactttttttatcttattttctgATATAACTGatatgattaatttattaaattgcaacaaaagTTGTTTTGTAACGTGCGCGCTTCTTAACTAGTTTGAATATTAaacgaattgtttaaatagcCTAATAGTTATCTGATATATTTGATGCTTTGATGATAAGTCTTCAATAAATCTTTcgtttttctaaatttctaaCATAACAGTTTgataaaaacttaaaaataaaaacccaTATGTCGAAGCATTGGCTATTTCATAAATcataagatatttttcttatttttcggtgtttggtaaaaattagcaaaattactgaaattttttCAGTCGGTAaaacatttctatataaaaaaccTCATTCGAAGAAATGCAGACCATAGAATTTTAAGAAGTATATGGCGTATACTTAAAGCAATAGTAAATATgtgaatgattaataaatttatttatttgtttaaattaaacttttgaagtttttgtttctaaagcagtaattagcaaataaaatgaattaatccagaattttatatatttttgaaacattttagtAATGAAACAACTACAAATtcgtgtattaaaattttgtttacgtAAGATACACTCCAACTATCATTGATTTTACTGCTTTTGTGAAGATATTGAAGCATGCTCTCGATAGTTGAGGGTTATTTTTGTCAGTAAGCTAGGAAAAAATTATGTCGAGAAAAACACGTGGAAAGTTTTATCTAATAACTCTTACAAACTTCTACACCAAATTTTAAGGATATAGTTCCTATAtgtattaattgaaacgaacaaattaattttctaaagttGATAAACAACATTTTTCCCATAAGGTTGGCtctattctaattaattaattaattaatttcgaaataagtATTTAACGAATAacgaacattatttttacacaagAAGGATATTTTTAGCGAGAATACGGCATACTGAAGAAGTTGTTCACCCGAGATGCATTGGGGTCGGACGAGTCAAACTCCGTGAAACTAACTTCTTAAGGGGATAGTTGTTATCAGGCTTGCTATAAATAAAGatcgacgaattaattttccttgcGACGATTAAATTGCAAGATCAAATTCGCATTGGTCAGCCACGACGAAATTGTTCGTAGGGATACGCGTAGGCGGGCAGGTGACAGCGCATGGTGAGATTCAAGATTGAAACCTCGATCGACGCTAGCGAgcgtttaattattagattaacAGATTAATTCGATTATCGTATGCTCGATGATTTTCTCCCCTGTCATACAATAATCGTTCATGTAATGTAATAACGGGGAAAAAATCAGGGAGAAACACGTAAATCAACCCCCAAAGAAAGATTATACACTCTCTCCGGTATTAATAACAGAGTACATATGACAACGCGTTAGCGTGGTCGTAAGttgaatgaaaatgattacCATAGATTTCTCGAACCCTTGTGTCATACATCCTCTTCCCTATATGTGGGACAATCTGCGATATATTTCCGTTCGCTCTACTTATTAAGCTTTAACGAATTTCTGTAATCGGATTTACGTAAGTTACATTTAAAGGTGTGGATACATAACAATTTGACAGTAGTCGTgatatataaagaattaaaaataaaagataattggTCCCAAGATTTagtagatataaataaatgaaacgatttCTTTGATGTATTTGTTTTAAGTGATCGAAACGtatttattctacaaaaaCTTATAACATGTTACTATTTTACGAAGCAGTAGTTACCGTTCTACATTGTAATGCAATCTGACGAGATATTCTGAAACTGTTTCCTAAAAGATTGGACTATATGAATCGACTATGCCTATGGTAACGTAGGGTGTTACTGTTGACTGCTCTTCCGCAATAACTCAAATTGCAGTATGGTTGTAACATCGATGAGGTATACTTCATCTGTGATAATACATGGGGTGTTAGAGGTACATTAGATTTCGTCTATGATAAAAATCTGTGTTCatagtagaaattaaatatatagaataatcgCTTCTTGCTAACATGCCTATATCATAGACCTACGAATTTGAGATCCATATCTCGACCAATGATGCCTCAAATGAATGGAGAGAGTACAAAGTGTGTACAGTGTTTTCAGGTCCAGTGCGATTTCAGGACTTTTTATGATAGAATGGATATCGAAGAATTACGAATTGGTGCAATGACAGAGTGAGAGATTATACTTCGTTCAACGAGAACtaacacaaaatataaacaacTGCAGGTGAGTGACACGTGATCGGGCCAAGACTGTATCACAATTTTCAAGCCCTTCTATGTAAGGCTATTCTTTATACAGTGTTGCTATTCTCTGAAAGTTGTCCTTGAGCATCTTCTAACATAACAAATCTAATAACACTCATCATAAAAAAACTTACTCATCATAacaaaaaatcataataatttctcacGTTGTCTTCTACATTCTCAACGCAAAAGAATGCGATATATGAATACCGCCAAAGGGTAACGAAGCAATACTTTAAACTTACCTATATCCTGTAATAACGACGGAGCTTCGTCAGAGATTCAACCATCGCGCTTCCAATCACGTTACCTTTGATATTTAGTTAGCGTCGAGTTGCaacatttgaattaattactttaaaaaacaaataattgatCACTGGCTGCCGAGTAATGTTCGATCTAACGGGAGCGATGGCGCTGTTTCTGTGGGCGATAGTGGCGCTCCTGGTGACGAGAAATAGAAGCTCCCGTTGCCTAAAAACCGAATAACATCTGGTTggttttatattacttatatgaagcaatattaatataagtttCTATCAGTGGTCATTCAAGTGATTATCAGTGGTCGTACTTATGGTCATGTCTgttcatttttctaaatttgttCTCCCCCACATCTGTACTTCTTGTTGctactttttttcttctgctaCCTTCCTTTGCTGTTGCTGCAGCTTCCCGAGCTAACGTCACATCAAAATCTGAGTCGCCCGCTCTTCTTTTATAAGTAGTATTCTCAATATTACTAActttacgaatataatttcacGACGCGTGCCTTAGATGGCGCGCCAATCTATCGAATACGCAGAAAGTGACCCTGCTCAGAGAGCACGAAAAGTGTCAAGTATAGGATCCATATAAtctaattactttaaaaatataatctctTGTCTACAAAATGTTTCTgtaattatgtttttatatttattgaaactattCAACTATAAAAGTCTGTTTTTCctaatgaaaacaatttaaaagaacaaatatttctaattaaaattccattgtGAATCACCTTAAGATTCGTAGCCAATCAATTTTCGAATCCAACAAAAATATCATCCATTTGCATccatgaaaatgtaaaatgatgATTGTCATACATTTCGATAAAGTACGTCAACTTAGTATTGAAAAGTTCGTGGTCTTTCAGCTGTGTGTTTTCGTAAACGTTTAGAGACGTATGTAgcggttaaaaaatattgcagtaatttattaattgattgaaTGGAACGTAGTGctgaattattgtaaataactCAAGCTATTATCAGTTAATGCTGTGAACGTTATTGATCTATAAATCCGTGTCGTCGAGACGGTATAATGGCAGAAGAAGGGAAGAAGATCTCTTTCGGGTTCgcgaaatcaattaaaaagcccgttttaaaaacaaatgttcctcaagaaacaaagaaagtCGATTACATAGAATGTTTAGACGAAAAAGCTATTAAAGTAATAGGGTAAGccatactttttttttatttctgacaCTAACATAACCTCTgaaactaacctaaaattagatTCTCTACTGagaaattatacaaagaatttttcattatagtgaagaagagaaaaaagatgAACCTTTGGTCATACCATTATTGGGTTCGAAAACCTGGCATGATagaattcttaataaaatcgatgcaGATATTTTCGAGCCCAAAGTAACAAAGGAAGAAGTAGTCAAAATCAAAGAGGAAGACGTGTCGGAGCTGACTAATGGCAATGCAATGCCAAAAGATATTGTAAAGATAAAAGAGGAACCCTTAGATGAGGACGAAAAGAAAGTCTCTACATTGGAGGAACAAGCTGCTAAAGAGATCATTGCAGATCTAAAATCTAATGAGAAAGAAGAGACTCAGACTCAGGCACTGACTTTGCCGATAGTGGATGAGCAGTCTCTCAGAGGCCAACAACAGGTATTATTGCATAACTATGCTCCTTTTGTTATTTGTActttattaagatattaattgataaatattacttcTGTTAGTCAACATTAGAGGACTATGAAAAAATTCCTGTGGATGCTTTCGGACTGGCAATGTTAAGGGGAATGGGATGGCAGCCTGGTAAAGGAAtcggtaaaaatgaaaagtacgAGTCTTAATTTAAATGGACACTGTATGTTTTGTACATACTGTGTTCAAAACTGTGTCAGGATGCAgaagtttatatttttgaatggAATATTCTCGTTACAGATTGGTTTCTGCTGCGATACCAGAATTGCGACCCAAAGGTATGGGATTGGGTGCCGATAAGGTAGCATTGCAGAAGAAAAGTGTAGACACTAAGAAACAGGAAGAAGaactgaaaattgaaaagggcacattcgtaaaaattattgccgGCAAGCAAAGCAATAATTACGGTCAGATAGAAGGATTTGACGATGATGCTGGAAGGCTTATAATAAAACTGGCTCTTGGGGGAAATATCATATCCGTGAACGAGTTTATGGTGCAACCAGTAACCAAATCGGAGTATTCGAAGAATGCGAAAGTTTTAAGTTAGTATCAATATTTGGGATCCATTAAGGGACTTTTAagatgtaacaaaattttttaaattgacgAATTAACGTTGTATAAACTTAGAAAATGTTATACATTTCATACAAATGCGTTGAAAacctattttaaaatattacttttaaaaatccCTTCTCATTGCTTTAGA
It encodes:
- the LOC144478446 gene encoding G-patch domain and KOW motifs-containing protein-like; protein product: MAEEGKKISFGFAKSIKKPVLKTNVPQETKKVDYIECLDEKAIKVIGEEEKKDEPLVIPLLGSKTWHDRILNKIDADIFEPKVTKEEVVKIKEEDVSELTNGNAMPKDIVKIKEEPLDEDEKKVSTLEEQAAKEIIADLKSNEKEETQTQALTLPIVDEQSLRGQQQSTLEDYEKIPVDAFGLAMLRGMGWQPGKGIGKNEKLVSAAIPELRPKGMGLGADKVALQKKSVDTKKQEEELKIEKGTFVKIIAGKQSNNYGQIEGFDDDAGRLIIKLALGGNIISVNEFMVQPVTKSEYSKNAKVLNAKKYEEYKDKEFTEQKHKVAKKKRLSSSEHSGSSDDDEDKNYAEEKRKKRQNKEKSSKSDDKKSKSRKRHSENDSDDTDYGKKRRKRSRSDSSESHKSKKSKRSKKHKKQDSSPERSSKKHKKKDKEREKTRDRKSRDYTDKRKHKKKGRSRSRSPTKR